In Caproiciproducens sp. NJN-50, the following are encoded in one genomic region:
- a CDS encoding class II D-tagatose-bisphosphate aldolase, non-catalytic subunit translates to MKNPMLYMIEERKETGRGGIYSCCSANAYVLEAAMESGLATNSPVLIESTANQVNQFGGYTGMRPADFVRFVNGIAQKVGFPKEKLILGGDHLGPLTWQDENEAEAMEKSRVLLHDYAAAGFTKIHIDTSMRVADDNRNTRLSEETISRRAAELCRVAEDAYAEYQRSNPEAPKPVYIIGSEVPIPGGAQENESSVAVTKPAEFRSTFEAFRKAFAAKGLEEAFSRVVGVVVQPGVEFADDSVIEYDRAAAKELTDSLKDYGGVVFEGHSTDYQTKEKLKEMVEDGIAILKVGPAFTFALREAIFALEDVEKTVLHNSGIVLSEFRETLERAMLTNPGNWKKHYHGTETQKAIKRKYSFSDRARYYLPDPEVQDSLNTLIQNVNHAEIPLNVIEQYLPIQYRQIRKGKLKPDAESIIKSAIKEYINDYLIATGYLPAAISV, encoded by the coding sequence ATGAAAAACCCGATGCTCTATATGATAGAAGAACGGAAGGAAACCGGCAGGGGCGGTATCTATTCCTGCTGCAGCGCGAATGCTTATGTGCTGGAAGCGGCAATGGAAAGCGGCTTGGCGACCAACAGCCCGGTCCTGATCGAGTCTACGGCGAACCAGGTCAATCAGTTCGGAGGCTATACCGGCATGCGCCCGGCTGATTTTGTCAGGTTTGTGAATGGGATCGCGCAAAAAGTCGGGTTCCCGAAAGAGAAGCTGATTCTGGGCGGCGACCATCTCGGCCCGCTGACCTGGCAGGATGAAAACGAAGCGGAGGCAATGGAGAAATCCCGCGTGCTGCTGCATGACTACGCGGCTGCCGGCTTCACCAAGATCCACATCGACACCAGCATGCGCGTGGCGGACGACAACCGGAACACCCGCCTTTCCGAGGAAACGATCTCCCGCAGGGCGGCCGAACTCTGCCGGGTGGCGGAGGATGCATATGCCGAATATCAGCGGAGCAACCCGGAGGCCCCCAAGCCGGTCTATATCATCGGCAGCGAGGTTCCCATCCCCGGCGGTGCGCAGGAAAACGAGAGCTCGGTCGCGGTGACAAAGCCCGCGGAATTCAGGTCGACCTTTGAAGCGTTCCGCAAAGCCTTCGCCGCGAAGGGGCTGGAAGAAGCATTTTCCCGCGTGGTCGGCGTCGTGGTCCAGCCCGGCGTGGAATTCGCCGACGATTCCGTCATCGAATATGATCGGGCAGCCGCCAAAGAACTGACCGATTCTCTGAAGGACTACGGAGGCGTCGTGTTCGAGGGACACTCGACCGACTATCAGACGAAGGAAAAACTGAAAGAAATGGTGGAGGACGGCATCGCCATCCTGAAGGTCGGTCCCGCCTTCACGTTCGCGCTGCGCGAGGCGATCTTCGCGCTGGAGGATGTGGAAAAAACTGTGCTGCACAATTCCGGCATCGTTCTGTCCGAATTCAGGGAAACGCTGGAGCGCGCGATGCTTACCAACCCGGGCAACTGGAAAAAACATTACCACGGCACCGAGACGCAGAAGGCGATCAAGCGGAAATACAGCTTCTCCGACCGCGCGCGCTATTATCTGCCCGATCCGGAGGTGCAGGATTCCCTGAACACGCTGATCCAAAATGTGAACCACGCGGAAATCCCGCTCAATGTCATTGAGCAATATCTGCCCATACAATATCGGCAAATCCGGAAGGGGAAATTAAAGCCGGATGCCGAATCCATCATCAAAAGCGCAATCAAGGAATACATAAATGACTATCTCATTGCTACCGGTTATCTCCCCGCGGCCATCTCCGTTTAA
- a CDS encoding class II fructose-bisphosphate aldolase, which yields MPLTTSKQMLLDAQRGGYAVGAFNAENMEMVQAIIAAAEELHAPVMIQTTPGTIKYAGLDLYCANVSAAAKNASVPVAMHLDHGNSYDLAVQALRAGYTSIMIDGSKEVLDKNIAITKAVVSACAPCGIPVEGELGKVGGKEDDTESSGTGYTDPDEAVRFVAETGVFSLAVGVGTAHGVYKTKPVLNVELISTLRKVLTVPMVLHGASGLTDEAIRNCVSCGICKVNFATELRVVFSDAVKDYLKQDPGVFDPKRYGAKAREAVKRQVMERMKVCGCDGKA from the coding sequence ATGCCACTGACAACATCGAAACAAATGCTTCTTGACGCGCAGAGGGGCGGCTATGCCGTCGGTGCCTTCAATGCCGAAAACATGGAAATGGTGCAGGCGATCATTGCGGCCGCCGAAGAGCTGCACGCTCCGGTCATGATCCAGACCACACCCGGCACAATCAAATATGCCGGTCTCGACCTGTATTGCGCAAACGTGAGCGCCGCGGCGAAGAATGCCTCCGTTCCCGTCGCAATGCACCTTGACCACGGGAACAGCTACGACCTCGCCGTTCAGGCCCTGCGGGCGGGGTATACGTCCATCATGATCGACGGTTCCAAAGAGGTTCTCGACAAAAACATTGCCATCACGAAGGCCGTGGTTTCCGCCTGTGCACCCTGCGGAATTCCCGTGGAAGGCGAACTCGGAAAGGTCGGCGGCAAGGAGGACGACACGGAAAGCTCCGGCACCGGCTATACCGACCCGGACGAAGCCGTCCGTTTCGTCGCGGAAACCGGCGTTTTCTCACTGGCCGTCGGTGTCGGCACGGCGCACGGCGTCTACAAGACGAAGCCCGTTCTGAATGTCGAGCTTATTTCCACCCTGCGCAAGGTCCTTACCGTCCCCATGGTTTTGCACGGCGCCTCAGGCCTGACGGACGAGGCAATCCGCAACTGCGTCAGCTGCGGCATCTGCAAGGTCAACTTCGCGACGGAGTTGCGCGTCGTGTTCAGCGACGCTGTGAAGGACTACTTAAAACAGGATCCTGGCGTGTTCGACCCGAAGCGATACGGTGCCAAAGCCCGCGAGGCGGTCAAGCGACAGGTCATGGAACGCATGAAGGTCTGCGGCTGCGACGGAAAAGCCTGA
- a CDS encoding putative PEP-binding protein — protein MRSNGERRARLGFSVKTIRMIRTAKHSIGTHDLTQYSFAVDRGNKKIMLLHVVPPRRNPQQHPQRSTSFGAPCLRLRLSRRDPQLG, from the coding sequence ATGCGGAGCAACGGGGAACGCCGGGCCCGGCTGGGCTTTTCGGTGAAGACCATTCGGATGATCCGCACAGCGAAGCACAGCATCGGTACGCATGATCTCACGCAGTATTCGTTTGCGGTAGACCGTGGCAACAAAAAAATCATGCTTCTGCATGTCGTTCCACCCCGCCGTAATCCGCAGCAGCATCCACAGCGAAGCACAAGTTTTGGCGCACCGTGCCTGCGATTGCGTCTCAGCCGCAGAGATCCTCAGCTTGGTTGA
- a CDS encoding zinc-dependent alcohol dehydrogenase, giving the protein MSEIAVPEPKDDEVLIKISYVGICGSDIHAYFGQHPFISCPIVMGHEFSGTVVKIGSGVKGIAVGDKVTAMPQVFCKECEPCREGRYNICDTLKVLGCQTPGAACEYYAVGAELVKVVNGKLPLDLAATVEPAAVGLHAVRRAGSVAGKNVVVLGAGTIGNLAAQSAMAEGAKSVLISDLSDYRLGVAKECGIPFAVNSGKEDLGEAIRGYFRGEGADLFVECVGIGATVNQAISLSKKGNDIVVVGVFGKTPEINMSFVQDRELRLMGSLMYVEKDWDDVTEYLGTGRMNTRPLITRVFPFDEYFDAFKYIKANSEKSMKILTKVD; this is encoded by the coding sequence ATGTCGGAAATTGCAGTGCCGGAACCGAAGGATGACGAAGTGCTGATTAAAATAAGCTATGTCGGAATCTGTGGGTCAGATATCCACGCATATTTTGGGCAGCATCCGTTTATTTCCTGTCCCATCGTCATGGGCCACGAATTCTCCGGCACGGTCGTGAAAATTGGCAGCGGGGTAAAGGGCATTGCCGTGGGGGACAAAGTCACGGCAATGCCGCAGGTGTTCTGCAAAGAATGCGAGCCCTGCCGCGAAGGCCGCTACAATATCTGTGACACACTGAAAGTGCTCGGCTGCCAGACACCCGGCGCGGCCTGCGAATATTATGCGGTCGGCGCAGAGCTGGTGAAAGTCGTCAACGGCAAGCTGCCGCTGGACCTGGCCGCGACAGTCGAGCCCGCGGCGGTCGGCCTGCACGCGGTCCGCCGCGCCGGGAGCGTAGCCGGAAAGAATGTCGTCGTTCTGGGTGCCGGCACCATCGGAAACCTCGCGGCGCAATCGGCCATGGCGGAGGGAGCGAAATCCGTGCTTATTTCGGACCTGTCCGACTATAGGCTGGGCGTCGCAAAGGAATGCGGCATTCCGTTTGCCGTCAACTCTGGCAAAGAGGACTTGGGCGAGGCGATCCGCGGGTATTTCAGGGGAGAAGGCGCCGATTTGTTTGTTGAGTGTGTCGGAATCGGCGCCACCGTCAACCAGGCAATCAGCCTTTCCAAGAAAGGCAACGACATTGTGGTCGTGGGCGTTTTCGGCAAGACCCCGGAGATCAACATGTCGTTCGTACAGGACCGCGAGTTGCGCCTGATGGGCTCACTGATGTACGTCGAAAAGGACTGGGATGACGTCACCGAATACCTAGGCACGGGCAGGATGAACACAAGGCCGCTGATTACGAGGGTATTCCCGTTCGACGAGTATTTCGATGCGTTCAAATATATTAAGGCAAACTCGGAAAAGAGCATGAAGATTCTGACCAAGGTAGACTGA
- a CDS encoding sugar ABC transporter substrate-binding protein → MEKAKKLISALLLVCMVAFPFGGCSSAESGSTSQSTSSAGESASAAAGSTGSASYGQKKVAFIATDMSLTYASWLSSSLKTLNSKYPNITIDYFDGKASTGTQLQIMETCVTKGYDYIILHPQDPDAEADTVKDIIDNGTPVMMINQSDGGVKEASNVNCDPVAYGEMIAKVANDMLPAGKKSTYNVVVLLGPSGNSHSIGRRKGYENVLFSKRKDIKILGEQICDWDKSKGMEKMEDWLQTYKDIDAVISMNDGMALGALEAAKDAGRDKEMFFFGVDGLADSIISMKQGGLTATVQQSAYTQASQGMEIIDKVFKGEEKFEKVNTDPVLITKDNMDKFYQYYQSIGLIK, encoded by the coding sequence ATGGAAAAGGCTAAAAAGTTGATTTCTGCGCTGTTACTGGTTTGCATGGTAGCATTTCCGTTCGGCGGCTGCTCCTCGGCGGAGTCTGGCAGCACGAGCCAAAGCACGTCCAGCGCGGGTGAATCTGCTTCCGCTGCGGCCGGAAGTACAGGTTCGGCAAGCTACGGACAGAAAAAGGTCGCATTCATTGCGACGGACATGTCCCTGACCTACGCTTCCTGGCTGTCGTCTTCTCTGAAGACGTTGAACAGCAAGTACCCCAACATAACCATCGACTACTTTGACGGCAAGGCAAGTACTGGCACTCAGCTGCAGATCATGGAAACCTGCGTGACGAAGGGCTATGACTACATCATTCTTCACCCCCAGGATCCTGACGCGGAAGCGGACACGGTCAAGGATATCATCGACAACGGTACGCCTGTCATGATGATTAATCAGAGCGACGGAGGTGTCAAAGAAGCATCGAACGTCAACTGTGACCCCGTCGCCTACGGCGAAATGATCGCAAAGGTGGCAAACGATATGCTGCCGGCCGGCAAAAAGTCCACATACAATGTGGTCGTGCTGCTTGGACCTTCCGGCAATTCCCACTCCATCGGCCGCCGTAAAGGCTACGAGAACGTTCTTTTCAGCAAGCGCAAAGATATCAAAATCCTGGGCGAACAGATCTGCGACTGGGACAAATCGAAGGGCATGGAGAAGATGGAAGACTGGCTCCAAACCTATAAGGATATCGACGCAGTCATCTCCATGAACGACGGCATGGCGCTCGGTGCCCTGGAAGCCGCGAAGGACGCGGGCCGCGATAAGGAAATGTTCTTCTTCGGCGTAGACGGACTTGCGGACTCCATCATCTCAATGAAGCAGGGCGGCCTGACCGCTACGGTCCAGCAGAGCGCATATACGCAGGCCAGCCAAGGCATGGAAATCATCGATAAGGTCTTCAAAGGCGAAGAGAAATTTGAAAAAGTCAATACCGACCCGGTTCTTATCACAAAGGACAACATGGATAAATTCTATCAATATTATCAGTCCATCGGCCTCATTAAATGA
- a CDS encoding ABC transporter permease: MLVIFIIMHILMKYTKFGRYCYAIGGNAQAARASGIDVKKTKWTAFIISGTLAAFAGVVMMGRLNAGIPSEGLGYETDAIMATVLGGTSFTGGIGTMTGTMIGSGIIGVLNNIMNLMGVNSYIQKVLKGILIILAVVFDIATKNKKTAAKIMARKDS; encoded by the coding sequence ATGCTGGTCATCTTCATCATCATGCACATCTTGATGAAATACACGAAATTCGGCCGGTACTGCTATGCGATCGGCGGCAATGCCCAGGCGGCCAGAGCTTCCGGTATTGACGTTAAGAAGACGAAATGGACCGCCTTCATCATCTCCGGCACCTTGGCTGCTTTTGCAGGCGTCGTCATGATGGGCCGGCTGAACGCGGGGATTCCTTCGGAAGGCCTGGGCTATGAAACAGATGCCATCATGGCCACCGTCCTCGGCGGTACGAGCTTTACCGGGGGCATTGGCACCATGACCGGCACCATGATCGGCTCCGGCATCATCGGAGTTCTAAACAACATCATGAACCTCATGGGCGTCAACTCTTACATTCAAAAGGTATTGAAAGGCATTCTTATTATTCTGGCGGTTGTGTTCGACATTGCAACCAAAAACAAAAAGACGGCGGCAAAGATCATGGCCAGAAAGGATTCCTAA
- a CDS encoding ribbon-helix-helix domain-containing protein has translation MNQRIEKITVSLPVETLRLADENRERLGFQNRSELIDASIREFVSRDILRQFSGELAELYGKIERSEMKDLEEHLSKLSYKIAVELAQVNLLLASLLEIPYDETQKLRSSKFLAKRMSLVSSRSLSFSCWSSSSSCTS, from the coding sequence ATGAATCAGAGAATTGAGAAAATCACGGTATCTCTGCCAGTTGAAACCCTGCGACTTGCGGACGAGAACCGGGAGCGGCTCGGCTTCCAGAACCGTTCAGAGCTCATTGATGCCTCTATCCGGGAATTTGTAAGCCGGGATATTTTGCGGCAGTTTTCCGGTGAACTGGCGGAACTCTATGGAAAGATTGAGCGCAGCGAAATGAAGGATCTGGAGGAGCATCTGTCAAAGCTTTCCTACAAAATTGCGGTGGAGTTGGCGCAGGTCAACCTGCTTCTTGCGTCGCTGCTGGAGATTCCATATGACGAGACGCAGAAACTAAGGAGTTCAAAATTTTTGGCAAAGCGTATGTCTTTGGTTTCCTCCCGATCATTATCTTTTTCATGCTGGTCATCTTCATCATCATGCACATCTTGA
- a CDS encoding metallophosphoesterase family protein: protein MIFITGDTHGDFIRFSADIFPEQKRMTKDDFVIVCGDFGIWAENKQERYWLKWLEEKSFTTLFVDGNHENYDLLARYPVVEWHGGEVQFIRRSVIHLMRGQVYEIEGKRFFAMGGASSHDISDGILEPDAPDFLKRLKIMQVQDRFYRINHISWWEEELPSDKEYETALANLERCGWRLDYMVTHCCPTSIANILGGGEYQSDRLTDFFETVKNRCEFKYWIFGHYHENRAIEKKFIALYEQIVQIES from the coding sequence ATGATTTTTATAACCGGCGACACACACGGCGATTTTATCCGCTTCAGTGCGGACATTTTCCCTGAACAGAAGCGTATGACTAAGGACGATTTTGTCATTGTGTGCGGCGATTTCGGCATCTGGGCGGAGAACAAGCAGGAGCGTTACTGGCTGAAATGGCTGGAGGAAAAATCGTTTACCACGCTGTTTGTGGATGGCAATCATGAAAACTACGATTTACTGGCGCGGTATCCGGTTGTCGAATGGCATGGCGGCGAGGTTCAGTTCATTCGGAGATCTGTGATTCATTTGATGCGCGGACAGGTCTATGAGATCGAAGGAAAGCGCTTTTTTGCAATGGGAGGAGCCTCTTCTCATGACATCAGCGACGGAATTCTTGAGCCGGATGCGCCGGATTTTCTCAAGCGACTGAAAATTATGCAGGTACAGGACAGATTTTACCGGATCAACCATATCTCATGGTGGGAGGAAGAACTCCCCTCTGATAAGGAATATGAGACTGCACTTGCCAATCTGGAACGCTGCGGCTGGAGATTGGATTACATGGTCACCCATTGCTGTCCTACCAGCATTGCGAATATTCTCGGGGGAGGGGAGTACCAGTCTGATCGTCTCACCGACTTCTTTGAGACCGTGAAAAACCGCTGTGAGTTTAAATATTGGATTTTCGGTCACTACCATGAAAACCGAGCCATTGAGAAAAAATTTATCGCCCTATATGAACAGATTGTTCAAATTGAGAGTTAG
- a CDS encoding helix-turn-helix domain-containing protein → MYQRLRDLREDADLNQIQLARLLEMSQTGYSKYETGENDIPTQVLIKLARLYKTSVDYILGLTNNRTPYK, encoded by the coding sequence GTGTACCAAAGACTTCGAGACCTGCGCGAGGACGCAGATTTGAATCAAATCCAGCTCGCGCGCCTTTTGGAAATGTCTCAGACTGGCTATTCCAAATATGAAACCGGCGAAAACGACATACCAACGCAGGTTCTTATCAAGCTTGCACGGCTTTATAAGACCAGTGTAGATTATATTCTTGGCCTCACAAACAATAGAACGCCTTACAAATAA
- a CDS encoding alanine dehydrogenase, which produces MDIAVIGTSKKEHEKRVPIHPDQISWIPVETRKHLFFEMGYGVPFGMDDERISLLTGNRLIEREKLFHVCQAILITKPVPEDFEEMQEDSLVWGWLHSVQQSIITQYAIDKKLTLIAWENMYHQGERDLTHIFYRNNEMAGYCGVQHALQLTGIDGGYGPKRKVAVISMGSASRGALYALQGHGFSDITVYTRRPSYLTVDKIPGIQYRQITKNGAGRIEVIGYDGDKTPFADELVDKDVIVNGVLQNPNHPDIYVGKNDIQKFKKTCLIIDISCSLGMGFSFARPTSFSDPIFKIGNIKYYAVDHTPSLLWNSASWEISNGILPYLPYIVEESNNKVLEDATDIKDGKILNKDILSFQNRALTYPYKQL; this is translated from the coding sequence ATGGATATTGCAGTAATCGGCACTTCAAAGAAAGAGCATGAAAAAAGGGTTCCCATCCACCCGGATCAAATTAGTTGGATCCCGGTGGAAACAAGGAAGCATTTATTCTTTGAAATGGGATATGGCGTTCCGTTCGGTATGGACGATGAGAGAATATCTCTGCTGACCGGAAACCGTTTGATAGAACGCGAAAAGCTTTTTCATGTTTGTCAGGCAATATTAATTACAAAACCTGTTCCGGAAGATTTTGAAGAGATGCAGGAGGATTCCCTCGTGTGGGGATGGCTGCACAGTGTCCAACAGAGTATCATCACTCAGTATGCCATAGATAAAAAGCTGACACTCATAGCGTGGGAAAATATGTATCATCAGGGAGAACGCGATCTAACCCATATATTTTATAGAAACAATGAGATGGCCGGATACTGCGGCGTTCAGCACGCCCTTCAACTGACGGGAATAGACGGCGGCTATGGGCCGAAGCGAAAGGTAGCCGTTATCAGCATGGGTTCTGCCAGCAGGGGCGCTCTCTATGCTTTACAGGGGCATGGATTCAGCGATATCACGGTGTACACCCGCCGGCCGTCCTATTTGACCGTCGATAAAATACCGGGAATCCAGTATCGGCAAATAACTAAAAACGGGGCAGGACGAATCGAAGTCATAGGTTATGACGGAGATAAAACGCCTTTTGCTGATGAGCTGGTAGATAAGGACGTCATTGTAAACGGCGTCCTGCAGAATCCTAATCATCCGGATATTTACGTTGGGAAAAACGATATTCAAAAATTTAAAAAGACATGCCTGATCATTGATATAAGCTGTTCATTGGGAATGGGGTTCAGCTTTGCGCGTCCGACAAGCTTTTCCGATCCGATTTTTAAAATTGGGAATATCAAATATTATGCGGTCGATCATACCCCATCTCTTTTATGGAACAGCGCATCCTGGGAAATATCAAACGGAATCCTGCCTTATTTGCCGTATATTGTTGAGGAATCAAATAATAAAGTATTAGAAGATGCAACCGATATAAAAGATGGAAAAATTCTAAATAAAGATATTTTGTCTTTCCAAAACCGTGCCCTGACATATCCATATAAGCAACTCTAA